The following are encoded together in the Tursiops truncatus isolate mTurTru1 chromosome 10, mTurTru1.mat.Y, whole genome shotgun sequence genome:
- the USP19 gene encoding ubiquitin carboxyl-terminal hydrolase 19 isoform X8 translates to MSGGASTTGPRRGPPGLEEATSKKKQKDPANQENKDGDPRRGGSAFTREEPTKDELLLDWRQSADEVFVKLRVGAGPLRLEEVDAAFTDTDCVVRLPGGRQWGGVFYAEIESSCTKVQARKGGLLQLSLPKKVPLLTWPSLLKPLGTQELVPGLRCQENGQEPSPVALEPGPEPRRAKQEARNQKRAQGRGEVGAGAGPGAQAGPSAKRAVHLHRGPEGEGSRDGPGPRGDAPQFLAEPATQAEAEEQLRVPPLNPQTCLLGSEENLALLTGKKAVAPRNDPVSPVMARSRDSEKDDRSKEEMAVAADAAALVDEPKSMVNLAFVKNDSYEKGPDSVVVHVYVKEICRDTSRVLFREQDFTLIFQTRDGNFLRPHPGCGPHTIFRWQVKLRNLIEPEQCTFCFTASRIDICLRKRQSQRWGGLEAPAARVGGAKVAVPTGPTPLDSTPPGGTPHPLTGQEEARAVEKEKPKARSEDTGLDGVAARTPMEHVAPKPEPHLASPKPTCMVPPMPHSPVSGDSVEEEEEEEKKVCLPGFTGLVNLGNTCFMNSVIQSLSNTRELRDFFHDRSFEAEINYNNPLGTGGRLAIGFAVLLRALWKGTHHAFQPSKLKAIVASKASQFTGYAQHDAQEFMAFLLDGLHEDLNRIQNKPYTETVDSDGRPDEVVAEEAWQRHKMRNDSFIVDLFQGQYKSKLVCPVCAKVSITFDPFLYLPVPLPQKQKVLPIFYFAREPHSKPVKFLVSISKENSSASEVLDSLSQSVHVKPENLRLAEVIKNRFHRVFLPSHSLDTVSPSDTLLCFELLSPELAKERVVVLEVQQRPQVPSVPISKCAACQRKQQSEDEKLKRCTRCYRVGYCNQLCQKTHWPDHKGLCRPENIGYPFLVSVPASRLTYARLAQLLEGYARYSVSVFQPPFQPGRMALESQGPGCNTLLSTSSLEAGDNDRDPVQPPELQMVTPVAEGDTGVPRAWASPDRGPVPSTSGVSSEMLASGPIEVGSLPAGERVSRPEAAVPGYQHPSEAMNSHTPQFFIYRIDASNREQRLEDKGDTPLELGDDCSLALVWRNNERLQEFVLVASKELECAEDPGSAGEAARAGHFTLDQCLNLFTRPEVLAPEEAWYCPQCKQHREASKQLLLWRLPNVLIVQLKRFSFRSFIWRDKINDLVEFPVRNLDLSKFCIGQKEEQLPSYDLYAVINHYGGMIGGHYTACARLPNDRSSQRSDVGWRLFDDSTVTTVDESQVVTRYAYVLFYRRRNSPVERPPRAGHSEHHPDLGPAAESAASQASRIWQELEAEEEPVPEGPAPLGSWGPQDWVGPPPRGPTTPDEGCLRYFVLGTVAALMALVLNVFYPLVSQSPWR, encoded by the exons GGTGCGGCTTCCAG GTGGTCGGCAGTGGGGTGGTGTTTTCTATGCTGAGATAGAAAGTTCTTGCACCAAAGTGCAGGCTCGCAAAGGTGGCCTCCTGCAGCTGTCACTGCCCAAGAAGGTGCCTCTGCTCACGTGGCCCTCTCTCCTG AAACCTCTTGGGACCCAGGAGTTGGTGCCAGGGCTGCGGTGCCAGGAGAATGGGCAGGAGCCGTCTCCTGTTGCCCTGGAGCCAGGCCCTGAGCCCCGCCGGGCTAAGCAGGAGGCCCGGAACCAGAAGCGGGCCCAGGGCCGTGGTGAGGTAGGCGCAGGGGCTGGCCCTGGGGCCCAAGCAGGGCCCAGTGCCAAGAGGGCTGTGCATCTCCACAGAGGGCCGGAGGGGGAAGGGTCCAGAGATGGCCCTGGACCCCGGGGTGATGCCCCCCAATTCCTGGCTGAGCCGGCCACCCAG GCTGAGGCTGAGGAACAGCTCCGTGTACCACCACTGAACCCCCAGACCTGCCTCCTGGGCTCAGAGGAGAATCTAGCACTTTTGACAGGAAAGAAGGCAGTAGCCCCCAGGAATGACCCAGTGTCCCCAGTCATGGCCCGGAGCAGAGACTCTGAGAAAGATGATCGTTCCAAAGAGGAGATGGCAGTGGCAGCAGATGCTGCAGCCTTGGTGGATG AGCCCAAGTCCATGGTGAACCTGGCATTTGTCAAGAATGACTCGTATGAGAAGGGGCCGGACTCAGTGGTGGTGCACGTGTACGTGAAGGAAATCTGCAGGGACACATCTCGAGTGCTTTTCCGCGAGCAGGACTTCACGCTTATCTTCCAGaccag GGACGGAAACTTCCTGAGACCGCACCCGGGCTGTGGGCCCCACACCATCTTCCGTTGGCAGGTGAAGCTCAG GAACCTGATCGAGCCAGAGCAGTGCACCTTCTGCTTCACGGCCTCTCGCATCGACATCTGCCTCCGCAAGCGGCAGAGTCAGCGCTGGGGGGGTCTGGAGGCCCCAGCTGCACGAG TGGGTGGTGCAAAGGTAGCCGTGCCGACAGGTCCAACCCCTCTGGATTCAACCCCACCGGGAGgtaccccccaccccctgacAGGCCAGGAGGAAGCCCGGGCTGTGGAGAAGGAGAAACCCAAGGCTCGATCTGAGGACACAGGCCTAGATGGTGTGGCAGCCCGCACCCCCATGGAGCATGTAGCCCCAAAGCCAGAGCCACACCTGGCATCG CCCAAGCCCACATGTATGGTGCCTCCAATGCCCCACAGCCCGGTGAGTGGAGACAGcgtggaggaagaggaggaggaagagaagaaggtgTGTCTGCCGGGCTTCACTGGCCTTGTCAATCTAGGCAACACCTGTTTCATGAACAGCGTCATCCAGTCTCTGTCCAATACTCGGGAGCTGCGGGACTTCTTCCACG ACCGCTCCTTTGAGGCCGAGATCAACTACAACAACCCACTGGGGACTGGTGGGCGTCTGGCCATCGGCTTTGCTGTGCTGCTCCGGGCGCTGTGGAAGGGAACCCACCATGCCTTCCAGCCCTCCAAGTTGAAG GCCATTGTGGCGAGCAAGGCCAGCCAGTTCACAGGCTATGCACAGCACGATGCCCAGGAGTTCATGGCTTTCCTGCTGGATGGGCTGCACGAGGACTTGAACCGTATTCAGAATAAGCCCTACACGGAGACCGTGGACTCAGATGGGCGACCTGATGAG GTGGTAGCTGAGGAAGCCTGGCAGCGGCACAAGATGAGGAATGACTCTTTCATCGTGGACCTATTTCAGGGACAGTACAAGTCGAAGCTGGTGTGCCCCGTGTGCGCAAAG GTCTCCATCACTTTTGACCCGTTCCTGTACCTGCCGGTGCCCTTGCCACAGAAGCAAAAGGTTCTCCCCATCTTCTATTTTGCCCGGGAGCCCCACAGCAAGCCCGTCAAG TTTCTGGTGAGCATCAGCAAGGAGAACTCCAGTGCAAGTGAAGTGTTGGACTCCCTGTCTCAGAGTGTCCACGTGAAGCCTGAGAACCTGCGTCTGGCTGAG GTGATTAAGAATCGCTTCCACCGTGTGTTTTTGCCCTCCCACTCACTGGACACTGTGTCACCTTCCGACACACTCCTCTGCTTCGAGCTCCTATCCCCAGAGTTGGCTAAGGAGCGGGTGGTGGTGCTAGAGGTGCAGCAG CGCCCCCAGGTGCCCAGCGTCCCCATCTCCAAGTGTGCAGCCTGCCAGCGGAAGCAGCAGTCAGAGGATGAGAAGCTGAAGCGCTGTACCCGTTGCTACCGCGTGGGCTACTGCAACCA gCTCTGTCAGAAAACCCACTGGCCTGACCATAAGGGCCTCTGCCGCCCTGAGAACATTGGCTACCCCTTCCTGGTCAGTGTACCTGCCTCACGCCTCACTTATGCCCGTCTTGCTCAGCTGCTAGAGGGATATGCCCG GTACTCTGTGAGTGTGTTCCAGCCACCCTTCCAGCCTGGCCGCATGGCCTTGGAGTCCCAGGGCCCTGGCTGCAACACACTGCTGTCCACTAGCTCCCTGGAGGCTGGGGACAATGACAGGGACCCTGTTCAGCCACCGGAGCTCCAGATGGTGACCCCTGTGGCTGAGGGGGACACAGGGGTCCCCCGGGCCTGGGCATCCCCTGATCGGGGCCCTGTGCCCAGCACCAGTGGAGTTTCTTCTGAGATGCTGGCCAGTGGGCCCATTGAAGTTGGCTCCTTGCCTGCTGGTGAGAGGGTGTCCCGGCCTGAAG CTGCTGTGCCCGGGTACCAACACCCAAGTGAAGCCATGAATTCCCACACACCCCAGTTCTTTATCTATAGAATTGATGCATCCAACCGAGAGCAGCGGCTAGAGGACAAAG GAGACACCCCACTAGAGCTGGGTGATGACTGCAGCCTGGCTCTAGTCTGGCGGAACAATGAGCGCCTGCAGGAGTTTGTGTTGGTAGCCTCCAAGGAGCTGGAATGTGCTGAGGATCCAGGCTCTGCTGGTGAGGCTGCCCGTGCTGGCCACTTCACTCTGGACCAGTGTCTGAACCTCTTTACGCGGCCTGAGGTGCTGGCACCTGAGGAGGCTTG GTACTGCCCGCAGTGCAAACAACACCGCGAGGCCTCCAAGCAGCTGTTGTTGTGGCGCCTGCCGAATGTGCTCATCGTGCAGCTCAAGCGCTTCTCCTTTCGCAGTTTCATCTGGCGTGACAAGATCAATGACTTGGTGGAGTTCCCTGTTCG GAACCTGGACCTGAGCAAGTTCTGTATCGGTCAGAAAGAGGAGCAGCTGCCCAGCTATGACCTGTACGCTGTCATCAACCACTATGGAGGCATGATCGGTGGCCACTACACTGCCTGTGCACGCCTGCCCAATGATCGCAGCAGCCAGCGCAGCGACGTGG GCTGGCGCTTGTTTGATGACAGCACGGTGACAACGGTAGACGAGAGCCAGGTCGTGACGCGTTATGCCTATGTACTCTTCTACCGCCGGCGGAACTCTCCTGTGGAGAGGCCCCCCCGGGCAGGTCACTCTGAACACCACCCAGACCTAGGCCCTGCAGCTGAGTCTGCTGCCAGCCAG GCTTCCCGGATTTGGCAGGAGCTGGAGGCCGAGGAGGAGCCGGTACCCGAGGGGCCTGCGCCCCTGGGTTCCTGGGGGCCCCAGGACTGGGTGGGCCCCCCGCCACGTGGCCCTACCACACCAGACGAGGGCTGTCTCCGATACTTTGTTCTGGGCACCGTGGCAGCTTTGATGGCCCTCGTGCTCAACGTGTTCTATCCTCTGGTATCCCAGAGTCCCTGGAGATGA
- the USP19 gene encoding ubiquitin carboxyl-terminal hydrolase 19 isoform X7 gives MSGGASTTGPRRGPPGLEEATSKKKQKDPANQENKDGDPRRGGSAFTREEPTKDELLLDWRQSADEVFVKLRVGAGPLRLEEVDAAFTDTDCVVRLPGGRQWGGVFYAEIESSCTKVQARKGGLLQLSLPKKVPLLTWPSLLKKPLGTQELVPGLRCQENGQEPSPVALEPGPEPRRAKQEARNQKRAQGRGEVGAGAGPGAQAGPSAKRAVHLHRGPEGEGSRDGPGPRGDAPQFLAEPATQAEAEEQLRVPPLNPQTCLLGSEENLALLTGKKAVAPRNDPVSPVMARSRDSEKDDRSKEEMAVAADAAALVDEPKSMVNLAFVKNDSYEKGPDSVVVHVYVKEICRDTSRVLFREQDFTLIFQTRDGNFLRPHPGCGPHTIFRWQVKLRNLIEPEQCTFCFTASRIDICLRKRQSQRWGGLEAPAARVGGAKVAVPTGPTPLDSTPPGGTPHPLTGQEEARAVEKEKPKARSEDTGLDGVAARTPMEHVAPKPEPHLASPKPTCMVPPMPHSPVSGDSVEEEEEEEKKVCLPGFTGLVNLGNTCFMNSVIQSLSNTRELRDFFHDRSFEAEINYNNPLGTGGRLAIGFAVLLRALWKGTHHAFQPSKLKAIVASKASQFTGYAQHDAQEFMAFLLDGLHEDLNRIQNKPYTETVDSDGRPDEVVAEEAWQRHKMRNDSFIVDLFQGQYKSKLVCPVCAKVSITFDPFLYLPVPLPQKQKVLPIFYFAREPHSKPVKFLVSISKENSSASEVLDSLSQSVHVKPENLRLAEVIKNRFHRVFLPSHSLDTVSPSDTLLCFELLSPELAKERVVVLEVQQRPQVPSVPISKCAACQRKQQSEDEKLKRCTRCYRVGYCNQLCQKTHWPDHKGLCRPENIGYPFLVSVPASRLTYARLAQLLEGYARYSVSVFQPPFQPGRMALESQGPGCNTLLSTSSLEAGDNDRDPVQPPELQMVTPVAEGDTGVPRAWASPDRGPVPSTSGVSSEMLASGPIEVGSLPAGERVSRPEAAVPGYQHPSEAMNSHTPQFFIYRIDASNREQRLEDKGDTPLELGDDCSLALVWRNNERLQEFVLVASKELECAEDPGSAGEAARAGHFTLDQCLNLFTRPEVLAPEEAWYCPQCKQHREASKQLLLWRLPNVLIVQLKRFSFRSFIWRDKINDLVEFPVRNLDLSKFCIGQKEEQLPSYDLYAVINHYGGMIGGHYTACARLPNDRSSQRSDVGWRLFDDSTVTTVDESQVVTRYAYVLFYRRRNSPVERPPRAGHSEHHPDLGPAAESAASQASRIWQELEAEEEPVPEGPAPLGSWGPQDWVGPPPRGPTTPDEGCLRYFVLGTVAALMALVLNVFYPLVSQSPWR, from the exons GGTGCGGCTTCCAG GTGGTCGGCAGTGGGGTGGTGTTTTCTATGCTGAGATAGAAAGTTCTTGCACCAAAGTGCAGGCTCGCAAAGGTGGCCTCCTGCAGCTGTCACTGCCCAAGAAGGTGCCTCTGCTCACGTGGCCCTCTCTCCTG AAGAAACCTCTTGGGACCCAGGAGTTGGTGCCAGGGCTGCGGTGCCAGGAGAATGGGCAGGAGCCGTCTCCTGTTGCCCTGGAGCCAGGCCCTGAGCCCCGCCGGGCTAAGCAGGAGGCCCGGAACCAGAAGCGGGCCCAGGGCCGTGGTGAGGTAGGCGCAGGGGCTGGCCCTGGGGCCCAAGCAGGGCCCAGTGCCAAGAGGGCTGTGCATCTCCACAGAGGGCCGGAGGGGGAAGGGTCCAGAGATGGCCCTGGACCCCGGGGTGATGCCCCCCAATTCCTGGCTGAGCCGGCCACCCAG GCTGAGGCTGAGGAACAGCTCCGTGTACCACCACTGAACCCCCAGACCTGCCTCCTGGGCTCAGAGGAGAATCTAGCACTTTTGACAGGAAAGAAGGCAGTAGCCCCCAGGAATGACCCAGTGTCCCCAGTCATGGCCCGGAGCAGAGACTCTGAGAAAGATGATCGTTCCAAAGAGGAGATGGCAGTGGCAGCAGATGCTGCAGCCTTGGTGGATG AGCCCAAGTCCATGGTGAACCTGGCATTTGTCAAGAATGACTCGTATGAGAAGGGGCCGGACTCAGTGGTGGTGCACGTGTACGTGAAGGAAATCTGCAGGGACACATCTCGAGTGCTTTTCCGCGAGCAGGACTTCACGCTTATCTTCCAGaccag GGACGGAAACTTCCTGAGACCGCACCCGGGCTGTGGGCCCCACACCATCTTCCGTTGGCAGGTGAAGCTCAG GAACCTGATCGAGCCAGAGCAGTGCACCTTCTGCTTCACGGCCTCTCGCATCGACATCTGCCTCCGCAAGCGGCAGAGTCAGCGCTGGGGGGGTCTGGAGGCCCCAGCTGCACGAG TGGGTGGTGCAAAGGTAGCCGTGCCGACAGGTCCAACCCCTCTGGATTCAACCCCACCGGGAGgtaccccccaccccctgacAGGCCAGGAGGAAGCCCGGGCTGTGGAGAAGGAGAAACCCAAGGCTCGATCTGAGGACACAGGCCTAGATGGTGTGGCAGCCCGCACCCCCATGGAGCATGTAGCCCCAAAGCCAGAGCCACACCTGGCATCG CCCAAGCCCACATGTATGGTGCCTCCAATGCCCCACAGCCCGGTGAGTGGAGACAGcgtggaggaagaggaggaggaagagaagaaggtgTGTCTGCCGGGCTTCACTGGCCTTGTCAATCTAGGCAACACCTGTTTCATGAACAGCGTCATCCAGTCTCTGTCCAATACTCGGGAGCTGCGGGACTTCTTCCACG ACCGCTCCTTTGAGGCCGAGATCAACTACAACAACCCACTGGGGACTGGTGGGCGTCTGGCCATCGGCTTTGCTGTGCTGCTCCGGGCGCTGTGGAAGGGAACCCACCATGCCTTCCAGCCCTCCAAGTTGAAG GCCATTGTGGCGAGCAAGGCCAGCCAGTTCACAGGCTATGCACAGCACGATGCCCAGGAGTTCATGGCTTTCCTGCTGGATGGGCTGCACGAGGACTTGAACCGTATTCAGAATAAGCCCTACACGGAGACCGTGGACTCAGATGGGCGACCTGATGAG GTGGTAGCTGAGGAAGCCTGGCAGCGGCACAAGATGAGGAATGACTCTTTCATCGTGGACCTATTTCAGGGACAGTACAAGTCGAAGCTGGTGTGCCCCGTGTGCGCAAAG GTCTCCATCACTTTTGACCCGTTCCTGTACCTGCCGGTGCCCTTGCCACAGAAGCAAAAGGTTCTCCCCATCTTCTATTTTGCCCGGGAGCCCCACAGCAAGCCCGTCAAG TTTCTGGTGAGCATCAGCAAGGAGAACTCCAGTGCAAGTGAAGTGTTGGACTCCCTGTCTCAGAGTGTCCACGTGAAGCCTGAGAACCTGCGTCTGGCTGAG GTGATTAAGAATCGCTTCCACCGTGTGTTTTTGCCCTCCCACTCACTGGACACTGTGTCACCTTCCGACACACTCCTCTGCTTCGAGCTCCTATCCCCAGAGTTGGCTAAGGAGCGGGTGGTGGTGCTAGAGGTGCAGCAG CGCCCCCAGGTGCCCAGCGTCCCCATCTCCAAGTGTGCAGCCTGCCAGCGGAAGCAGCAGTCAGAGGATGAGAAGCTGAAGCGCTGTACCCGTTGCTACCGCGTGGGCTACTGCAACCA gCTCTGTCAGAAAACCCACTGGCCTGACCATAAGGGCCTCTGCCGCCCTGAGAACATTGGCTACCCCTTCCTGGTCAGTGTACCTGCCTCACGCCTCACTTATGCCCGTCTTGCTCAGCTGCTAGAGGGATATGCCCG GTACTCTGTGAGTGTGTTCCAGCCACCCTTCCAGCCTGGCCGCATGGCCTTGGAGTCCCAGGGCCCTGGCTGCAACACACTGCTGTCCACTAGCTCCCTGGAGGCTGGGGACAATGACAGGGACCCTGTTCAGCCACCGGAGCTCCAGATGGTGACCCCTGTGGCTGAGGGGGACACAGGGGTCCCCCGGGCCTGGGCATCCCCTGATCGGGGCCCTGTGCCCAGCACCAGTGGAGTTTCTTCTGAGATGCTGGCCAGTGGGCCCATTGAAGTTGGCTCCTTGCCTGCTGGTGAGAGGGTGTCCCGGCCTGAAG CTGCTGTGCCCGGGTACCAACACCCAAGTGAAGCCATGAATTCCCACACACCCCAGTTCTTTATCTATAGAATTGATGCATCCAACCGAGAGCAGCGGCTAGAGGACAAAG GAGACACCCCACTAGAGCTGGGTGATGACTGCAGCCTGGCTCTAGTCTGGCGGAACAATGAGCGCCTGCAGGAGTTTGTGTTGGTAGCCTCCAAGGAGCTGGAATGTGCTGAGGATCCAGGCTCTGCTGGTGAGGCTGCCCGTGCTGGCCACTTCACTCTGGACCAGTGTCTGAACCTCTTTACGCGGCCTGAGGTGCTGGCACCTGAGGAGGCTTG GTACTGCCCGCAGTGCAAACAACACCGCGAGGCCTCCAAGCAGCTGTTGTTGTGGCGCCTGCCGAATGTGCTCATCGTGCAGCTCAAGCGCTTCTCCTTTCGCAGTTTCATCTGGCGTGACAAGATCAATGACTTGGTGGAGTTCCCTGTTCG GAACCTGGACCTGAGCAAGTTCTGTATCGGTCAGAAAGAGGAGCAGCTGCCCAGCTATGACCTGTACGCTGTCATCAACCACTATGGAGGCATGATCGGTGGCCACTACACTGCCTGTGCACGCCTGCCCAATGATCGCAGCAGCCAGCGCAGCGACGTGG GCTGGCGCTTGTTTGATGACAGCACGGTGACAACGGTAGACGAGAGCCAGGTCGTGACGCGTTATGCCTATGTACTCTTCTACCGCCGGCGGAACTCTCCTGTGGAGAGGCCCCCCCGGGCAGGTCACTCTGAACACCACCCAGACCTAGGCCCTGCAGCTGAGTCTGCTGCCAGCCAG GCTTCCCGGATTTGGCAGGAGCTGGAGGCCGAGGAGGAGCCGGTACCCGAGGGGCCTGCGCCCCTGGGTTCCTGGGGGCCCCAGGACTGGGTGGGCCCCCCGCCACGTGGCCCTACCACACCAGACGAGGGCTGTCTCCGATACTTTGTTCTGGGCACCGTGGCAGCTTTGATGGCCCTCGTGCTCAACGTGTTCTATCCTCTGGTATCCCAGAGTCCCTGGAGATGA